In a single window of the Rhopalosiphum padi isolate XX-2018 chromosome 1, ASM2088224v1, whole genome shotgun sequence genome:
- the LOC132931744 gene encoding uncharacterized protein LOC132931744: MKSTISILLCLIAFFGSSTGLKCYTCGWWSKNCGDPFMKDDYLLVECNTRAINDFNHELGNTLNTASNALQNFANQVGFNINHNNNFNLPIISEDSVGCTKVVLKHGEDIVRVARGCVYNKADLCKGMQRLDDELKTLKYCGSCDDDGCNGSRSLKSSAVAIILTAMATCLFYGLQH; this comes from the exons GTACTGGTCTAAAATGCTACACTTGTGGCTGGTGGAGCAAAAATTGTGGTGACCCATTCATGAAAGATGATTATCTTTTAGTTGAATGTAATACTAGAGCGATTAATGATTTCAACCACGAACTAGGCAACACCCTAAATACTGCAAGTAATGCTCTACAAAATTTCGCAAATCAAGTAGGTTTCAACATCAATCATAACAACAATTTCAATTTGCCTATCATTAGTGAAGATTCAGTTGGATGCACAAAAGTAGTACTCAAAC ACGGAGAAGATATTGTACGAGTGGCTCGAGGATGCGTTTATAACAAAGCAGACTTGTGCAAAGGAATGCAAAGACTCGACGATGAGCTGAAAACCCTCAAGTACTGTGGTTCGTGCGACGACGATGGTTGTAACGGTTCTAGGTCGTTGAAGTCTTCGGCGGTCGCGATAATTTTGACTGCGATGGCCACGTGTCTATTCTATGGGCTAcagcactaa